Part of the Trueperaceae bacterium genome is shown below.
TCGGTTTGAGTTGGCGCCGGCGGCGGTTCAGCCGCTGCAGTTCACGTTCGTGCTCACCCTGGGTCACCCGCCGCTCGCCGCGCCCGGCAATCCGATGCCGAGCCACGACCTTGCCGCCGTGGACTACCTCGAACGCCTCCCAGGCCCCGTTCTCGGCCAGGCGTACCTGAACGGTCTGACCGACTAGCGCAGGCGGCACGCTGTAGGCTACGCTTTCCACTTTAGAGATGACCGCAACATTGGCTGAACTGGTTTAGGTGGGTGACGTCGCTTTTACCCGGGGCCCCTAGGAATGTAAGTTAGAGGATCTAGCATTGCAGGCGCCCTCTTCACGAATGATGTCAAGAGCCATCCCGCAGTACCTGCCACCGCGGCTACCCCCGGGTGTGGGGGCTTTCCACTTGGGCCTCGATTAGCACCGCGGAGCCTTCCGACAGTGGGCGTTATAAGCCGGGGCAATTTTCGGGGGACCTACGGCGATACTGAATGACGTCGCCAACCTGGAACTGCTTTCCGCTTATGCGCTCCAACCCCCAAAGAATGAGCCCTACAAGCTCAAGCGGTACCTGTTTGGGCTGGCGACCGTAGTAGCGATAAAGGCTGCTCTTCGGCACCCAGTCCTGAATTTCCTGGTGCAGTCTGTAGAGCGACACCTCTTCTCGCTTGAGCAACTGCTCGAGCGTCCACTCCACTCGGCCTTCTCGGGTCAGTCATCGCTTACTACTTCAAAAAAGGCAGCCAGTCGAGTGCGGTAGCCAAATTAGTTCTTTCCCATGTGCTTGAAGAGCGAACAGCCAAAACTAGAGACGGGGACGCCAGTGAATCCAACAACTCCTCCGCGTCCCCGAAGCGAGCCACGGGCCCATTCGCACCTTCGGTGGCATTGCCTATAAGCGCTTATGTTTCAGTAGAGGCCGGGGCCGCCTCTCGCCGATAGCCAAGCTGTACACAAGCTGTAGTGACGACGGGTAACTCTCGTCTAAATAATGGGACGGTTCAAGAACACCGTCCCTTAGGCTATTCCTCTGGTGGGCGGTACTGGGATTGAACCAGTGACCCCTCGCGTGTGAAGCGAGTGCTCTCCCGCTGAGCTAACCGCCCATGCAGGCAAGAAGAATACCGCCGTCGCCGGCAGCTAGTCAACGAACGACGGCACGGGTCGAGCGGCGAACCGAAGGCCGACGCTTGCACCAACGAAGGCTGACCATCGCGCCATCGAAGCGCAACCCTTGCACCCCTTCCTCGAACTTATGATACTTTTGTCGCCAGCCCATCTCGGGCCACAACTGCTTTCGCTTCGAAAGTCACATCGCAACTACTGAGGAGAACCGATGCCACAACTCCAGGAACCGCTCGTCTCGCCGGCACCTGCCGTCATGAAGGTCCTCGAAGCGGTGAAGCGCCACGAGGCATATCGCGCGGAGTGCGTCGGTCTCGTACCCACGGAGAATCTCCTGAGCCCAACCGCGCGGCGCGTGCTGGAGAGCGACCTCTCGCACCGCTACCTGTTCCAGAACCCGCAGTGGCGCTACGTGGGTGGCAGGCACCTGGCGGAGATCGAGGCGTGCGCCGTCGACCTGGCCTGCGAGGTGTTCGGGGCGATGTTCGCGAACGTGCGTCCACTCTCCGGCGAGAACTGCACGAACATCGTCATCCACGCCGTCGTTGAACCCGGCGACAACTTCTACCACCTCGCGATGGAGGACGGCGGCCACTTCGCCGCCAGGAGCGTGGCAGAGCGGATCACTCAGAACCGGTACCTGCTGCCGTACGACGGCGCCAACGCGACGGTCGACCTGGCAGGTTGCGCGGAAGCCTTCGCCGCAGCGCCACCCGATGTCATCTACCTCGACGCTTCGATGGTCCTCTTCCCTCACCCGCTGCGCGAACTGAGGCAGCTCGCAGGCCCGGACGCCGTCATCGTCTACGACGCCTCTCAGGTCCTCGGCCTGATCGCCGGCGGTGAGTTCCAGGATCCCTTGAGGGAGGGGGCGGACATCCTCTCCGGCAGTACCCACAAGTCGCTCCCGGGACCTCAGAAGGGGGTCATCCTCAGCAACCGCGAGGACCTGATGAACCGGGTCGAGGCGACCATCTTCCCTGGGCACGTATCCAACTTCCACCTGCACCACGTTGCCGCCCTTGCGGTTACTCTCGCCGAGGCGCAGATCTTCGGCTCGGCCTACGCCCGACAGACGATCGCCAACGCCCACGCGCTAGGAAGCGAGCTCAAGCGCCTGGGCCTTCCCGTGCAGGGCGGCGAGAGGGTCACAGAGTCGCACCAGGTGTGGCTCGACGTCGAAGGGCTCAGAACACCCGACGAGGCGGTCGACTCGCTCCATGCGGCGCAGCTGATAGCCAACGTGAACCTCATCCCGTCTCTGAGGGCGAAGGGCTTGAGGCTCGGTACTCCGGAGGTGACGCGCCTGGGTATGCGCGAGGCAGAGATGCGACAACTGGCGCTCCTCATCCATGCCGTGTTGACGGGCAGGGAGGAACCGCTGCGGGTGCGCCCGCGGGTCGTGGAGCTGGCTCGCCTATTCTCACGACCTCGCTACTGCTTCGAGGCCGACAACTTCGCATGACGCGGATCGAGCGGCTCCTGGGCGCGACGGCCGGCGAGGAGGTGGAGCTCCCCGTCGACCTGATCGTCACCGACGACTGGACCACTCCGGCCCTGCGGGCGCCGCTGGAATCGCTCGGCTGCGAGCGCTCGGCCGTCCCGATCGTACTGGTGCGCGACCACACCCTGTCCGAGGAGCACTACCGGGGTGAGGAGAAGGCGCGCGTGAAGCGTCTGCGCGAGACGGAGGAGTGGTTCGTGAGCCGCTTCGGCGCCACGCTGATCAGCGGCCAGGGAATACAGCACCACGTCCTGCCGGGGAGCGGCCTTCTTCGGCCCGGCATGCTCGTTCTGGGCAACGATTCGCACACGCCTACGCTAGCTGCCTACGGGGTGACGGCTTTCGCCGCGCAACCGACGACCATCGCCGTCGCCGTTCACACCGGCAAGCTCGTGCTCCGGGTACCGGAATCCCTGCTGGTCAGGGTCGAGGGCCGACTGCCGGCAGGGGTAAGCGTCCGTGACGCTTCGCTCACCCTTCTCGACCTGCTTCGAGGCGGTGGCCAGGTGCCACGCCTCGCCACCGGCATGGCGCTGGAATTCAGCGGCCCGGGCCTGGTGGGACTGAGCGAATCACAGAGGGCTGTCCTCGCCAACGCGACTCCGGAGGCCGTTGCCGTAACCTGCACCTTCCCTCTGCATGGCGAGGCGGAAAGCGGGCAAGCCGACCTGCTCCTCGACTTGAGCGCGGCGCGGCCATCCCTCGCGCGCAGCGGACAGCCCGCCGACGTCATCTCGCTCTCCGAGTTCGGTCACACCAGGGTGGACAGGGTCTTCGTGGGCACGTGCGCCGGCGGCACCTACGAGGAGGTCCGCGATTTCGCCGAAGCGCTGGGGGGCGCGCGCGTCGCTGTGCCCACCATCGTCGCCCCGGCGTCGCTGGAGACCGAGGCGCGCTTGCGGCGCGAGGGGATCCTCGCGCGACTCGAAGCGGCCGGTGTAACCCTCCTGCCGCCCGGCTGTGGACCCTGCTTCGGTTTCGGCGTGGGACGCCTCGCCGACGATGAGGTTGCAGTAGTCACCGGCAACCGCAACTCCTTGGGGAGGATGGGCTCGCCGAGGGCACAGATCCACCTCGCCTCGGGACGAACCGCAGGCGAAGCGGCACTCCGCGGAAGCATCGGCGCCCGGCAGGGTGGGCAGGTGGAACGTCCGAGTGGGGCGCGGCCCGTAGTCGTATGGCCGCGATCGGGGAACGTAGTGAGGCTCCTCGGCACGATCACGACCGATGACATCACCCCCTCCGCCGTGCCCGGCGTCGGCACCTCCAGCGATCCCGATCCGGGCGTCGTTCGACGCCTGCTCTTCCACCATCTCGACCCTTCCTCCGCGGAACGGAACCTGGCGGGCGCCGTGATCGTCGCCGACGAGAACTTCGGCGTGGGCAGCAACAGGGCGTCGTCTGTGCGGGCGCTCCAGTTGGCCGGTGTGGCTGCTGTCATCGTCAGGAGCTTCGCTCCCCTATACGCGATGGGCGCTCGAGACGAGGGCCTGCTCCTGCTCAGGATCACCGAGGACGAGTTCTACGACCTGGCGACACCCGAAGCGCAGGTCGTGGTCGATCCCGACGGCGGATCGGTGCGGGTCGGCGGGAGCGTCTTCTCGGTATCTCGGCCTTCACCGTACGAGCAGCAACTCCGCGCGGCGGGAGGCGTCGTCGCCTGGTTGCGCTCGCGGCAGGGCGGCCCGATGGCCCAACTGCGCCCCCTCCCGACCTGAGAGTCGTCCCGGTTTGGCTCTGCCCCGCTGTCGAGACGGGTCGAGGCGTCTAGCCTGCTGCAGTGAAGCTCCGCAGCCTGGGCTACGTCGGCCAGAACCTGGCCACGGGCCTAACCACGGGTCGTACCCTACGCCTCGCCAACCTCTCGGAGCAGCGAGTGGCCGAGGTAGCCGAGAAGAACCTCCAGGACCTGCGGGCGATCCTCGAGTGGAACGTGCGACACGACATCCTCTGCTTCAGGATCGGCTCGAGCGTCATCCCCTTCGCGTCGCACCCCGGCTTCACCCTCGATTGGTCGGCGCGCTTCGAACGGGAGCTGGAAGGGATAAGACGTTACGCGGCGAAGCACCGGCTGCGGCTGAGCATGCACCCCGGACAGTACACGGTCCTCAACTCGCCTAGCGATCGGGTCGTCGCGAACTCCATCGTCGAGCTCGAGTACCAC
Proteins encoded:
- a CDS encoding aconitase family protein; translation: MTRIERLLGATAGEEVELPVDLIVTDDWTTPALRAPLESLGCERSAVPIVLVRDHTLSEEHYRGEEKARVKRLRETEEWFVSRFGATLISGQGIQHHVLPGSGLLRPGMLVLGNDSHTPTLAAYGVTAFAAQPTTIAVAVHTGKLVLRVPESLLVRVEGRLPAGVSVRDASLTLLDLLRGGGQVPRLATGMALEFSGPGLVGLSESQRAVLANATPEAVAVTCTFPLHGEAESGQADLLLDLSAARPSLARSGQPADVISLSEFGHTRVDRVFVGTCAGGTYEEVRDFAEALGGARVAVPTIVAPASLETEARLRREGILARLEAAGVTLLPPGCGPCFGFGVGRLADDEVAVVTGNRNSLGRMGSPRAQIHLASGRTAGEAALRGSIGARQGGQVERPSGARPVVVWPRSGNVVRLLGTITTDDITPSAVPGVGTSSDPDPGVVRRLLFHHLDPSSAERNLAGAVIVADENFGVGSNRASSVRALQLAGVAAVIVRSFAPLYAMGARDEGLLLLRITEDEFYDLATPEAQVVVDPDGGSVRVGGSVFSVSRPSPYEQQLRAAGGVVAWLRSRQGGPMAQLRPLPT